A stretch of the Mycobacterium sp. ITM-2016-00317 genome encodes the following:
- a CDS encoding DUF503 domain-containing protein: MWIGWLEFDILLGDVHSLKEKRSVVRPVVAELRRRFSVSAAEVGDTDLYRRAGIGMACVAGDRAHVVEVLDGAERLVAARPEIELLSVRRGLSRSDD, translated from the coding sequence ATGTGGATCGGCTGGCTGGAGTTCGACATCCTGCTCGGTGACGTGCACTCGCTCAAGGAGAAGCGCTCGGTCGTGCGGCCCGTCGTCGCCGAGCTGCGCCGCCGGTTCAGCGTGTCCGCGGCGGAAGTGGGCGACACCGACCTGTACCGCCGCGCCGGCATCGGGATGGCCTGCGTCGCCGGGGACCGTGCCCACGTCGTGGAGGTCCTCGACGGGGCGGAACGACTGGTCGCCGCGCGACCGGAGATCGAACTGTTGTCGGTGCGCCGCGGGCTGTCGCGCAGCGACGACTGA
- a CDS encoding tRNA (adenine-N1)-methyltransferase — translation MRRTGPFDVGDRVQLTDAKGRRYTMLLKPGGEFHTHRGIISLDQVIGLPEGSVVKSTNGDQFLVLRPLLVDYVMSMPRGAQVVYPKDAAQIVHEGDIFPGARVLEAGAGSGALTCSLLRAVGPEGRVTSYELREDHAEHALRNVETFFGERPPNWDLVIADLNDYSGGEVDRVVLDMLAPWEVLDTVSQHLVPGGVLMIYVATVTQLSKTVEALREQQCWTEPRSWESMQRGWHVVGLAVRPEHSMRGHTAFLISARKLAPGTVAPTPLRKKRVTPAP, via the coding sequence GTGCGCAGAACCGGCCCGTTCGACGTAGGTGATCGTGTCCAACTCACCGACGCCAAAGGCAGGCGCTACACGATGCTGCTCAAGCCGGGCGGCGAGTTCCACACCCATCGCGGCATCATCTCCCTCGACCAGGTGATCGGCCTTCCCGAGGGCAGCGTGGTCAAGTCCACCAACGGCGACCAGTTCCTGGTGTTGCGCCCGCTGCTCGTCGACTACGTGATGTCGATGCCGCGCGGCGCCCAGGTCGTCTACCCCAAGGACGCCGCGCAGATCGTGCACGAGGGCGACATCTTCCCCGGCGCCCGGGTGCTGGAGGCCGGCGCGGGCTCCGGCGCGCTGACCTGCTCGCTGCTGCGGGCGGTCGGTCCCGAGGGTCGGGTGACGTCCTACGAGCTGCGCGAGGACCACGCCGAACACGCGCTGCGCAACGTCGAGACGTTCTTCGGTGAGCGCCCACCCAACTGGGACCTGGTCATCGCCGACCTCAACGACTACTCCGGCGGCGAGGTGGACCGCGTCGTGCTGGACATGCTCGCACCCTGGGAGGTGCTCGACACCGTCTCGCAGCACCTGGTGCCCGGCGGGGTGCTGATGATCTACGTCGCGACGGTCACCCAGCTGTCCAAGACCGTCGAGGCGCTGCGCGAACAGCAGTGCTGGACCGAGCCCAGGTCGTGGGAGAGCATGCAGCGCGGCTGGCACGTGGTGGGCCTGGCGGTGCGCCCGGAGCATTCGATGCGCGGGCACACCGCGTTCCTGATCAGCGCGCGCAAGCTGGCACCCGGCACGGTGGCGCCGACTCCGCTGCGTAAGAAGCGCGTCACCCCGGCCCCCTAG